A stretch of the Pseudalkalibacillus hwajinpoensis genome encodes the following:
- a CDS encoding YggS family pyridoxal phosphate-dependent enzyme, with translation MNVRESLEKIKGKISAAAERSGRDPQHIQVVAVTKYVSVERTKEALEAGVTHFGESRDEGLLKKVEAIGTLPSWHFIGTLQSRKVKDILPFVDYIHSLDRISLAKEIQKRADGEVNCFVQVNVSGEESKHGLSPEDTLPFIESLNEFSSIKVVGLMAMAPHTDNTNEIRDVFKKLRELGERVQSLSLPHAPCNELSMGMSNDYEIAVEEGATYVRIGSSLVGNEK, from the coding sequence GTGAATGTAAGAGAAAGTCTAGAAAAAATCAAAGGTAAAATTAGCGCAGCAGCAGAACGGTCAGGTCGTGATCCTCAGCATATTCAAGTTGTAGCGGTGACTAAATATGTTAGCGTCGAACGTACAAAAGAAGCATTAGAAGCAGGCGTTACTCACTTCGGTGAAAGTCGTGATGAGGGGCTATTGAAGAAAGTAGAAGCTATTGGCACATTGCCTTCGTGGCACTTTATTGGCACACTACAATCTCGTAAAGTGAAAGACATTCTTCCATTTGTAGATTATATTCACTCCCTCGATCGTATATCTCTAGCTAAAGAAATACAAAAGAGAGCTGATGGTGAAGTAAACTGTTTTGTGCAAGTTAACGTGTCTGGTGAAGAATCTAAGCATGGATTATCGCCAGAAGACACGCTACCTTTTATTGAGTCACTTAATGAATTCTCATCTATTAAAGTCGTAGGATTAATGGCTATGGCTCCGCATACAGATAATACAAATGAAATTCGAGATGTTTTCAAGAAACTTCGTGAGCTTGGAGAACGTGTCCAAAGTCTTTCACTCCCACATGCTCCATGCAATGAACTTTCAATGGGGATGTCAAATGATTATGAAATTGCTGTTGAAGAGGGCGCGACATATGTTCGCATTGGATCGTCACTTGTCGGAAATGAAAAATAA
- the lspA gene encoding signal peptidase II: protein MWKYLIAIGIIVLDQWTKWLVVKYMEYGENITLINDFLYLTSHRNRGAAFGILQGQMIFFYIITIFVIGAVIYYMRQYKHSRFVSVTLALILGGAIGNFIDRALRGEVVDFVNTFIFSYDFPIFNVADASLVVGVILIFIGTIFESKQAKGEN from the coding sequence GTGTGGAAATATCTCATAGCCATAGGCATCATTGTTCTAGATCAGTGGACGAAATGGCTTGTTGTGAAGTACATGGAATATGGTGAAAACATTACATTAATCAATGATTTTCTTTATCTAACTTCTCATCGAAACCGGGGCGCCGCCTTCGGAATCCTTCAAGGACAGATGATTTTCTTTTATATCATTACCATTTTCGTCATTGGAGCGGTTATTTATTATATGAGACAATATAAACATAGCCGTTTCGTTAGCGTCACCCTAGCACTCATACTTGGTGGTGCAATAGGGAACTTTATAGATCGAGCCCTTCGTGGAGAAGTAGTAGATTTTGTGAACACATTTATCTTCTCTTATGATTTTCCGATCTTTAACGTTGCCGATGCCTCCCTTGTTGTAGGTGTTATTCTTATCTTTATCGGAACCATTTTTGAAAGTAAGCAGGCTAAAGGGGAAAACTAA
- the sigE gene encoding RNA polymerase sporulation sigma factor SigE, translated as MGKMKIKLVLWWQRILMKLGIKPDEIYYIGGSEALPPPLSKDEEAHLLIQLPKGDKAARSILIERNLRLVVYIARKFENTGINIEDLISIGTIGLIKAVNTFNPEKKIKLATYASRCIENEILMFLRRNNKIRSEVSFDEPLNVDWDGNELLLSDVLGTDEDIITRGIEARVDRRLLVKALETLNPREKQIMELRFGLAGEEEKTQKDVADLLGISQSYISRLEKRIIKRLRKEFNKMV; from the coding sequence ATGGGGAAAATGAAAATTAAGTTAGTTCTATGGTGGCAGCGGATCCTAATGAAGCTTGGTATTAAACCTGATGAGATCTATTACATAGGAGGGAGTGAAGCACTACCTCCTCCTCTATCGAAAGATGAAGAAGCGCATTTATTAATCCAATTACCTAAGGGAGATAAAGCAGCAAGATCGATTTTAATAGAGCGTAATCTTCGTCTGGTCGTTTATATTGCACGGAAATTTGAGAATACGGGGATCAACATTGAAGATTTAATTAGTATTGGTACGATTGGTCTCATCAAAGCAGTAAACACATTTAATCCTGAGAAAAAAATCAAGCTTGCAACCTATGCATCAAGGTGTATAGAGAATGAAATATTAATGTTCCTTCGACGGAATAATAAAATACGCTCAGAAGTTTCATTTGATGAGCCGCTTAATGTGGACTGGGATGGAAATGAGCTCCTTTTGTCTGATGTTCTAGGGACAGATGAAGATATCATTACGCGAGGGATAGAAGCTCGCGTTGATCGTAGATTACTTGTGAAAGCATTAGAAACACTTAATCCAAGAGAAAAACAAATTATGGAGTTAAGGTTTGGTCTTGCTGGAGAAGAAGAGAAAACGCAAAAGGATGTTGCCGATTTGCTTGGCATTTCTCAATCTTATATTTCAAGGCTCGAAAAGCGCATTATTAAACGACTTCGGAAAGAGTTCAATAAAATGGTCTGA
- the pgeF gene encoding peptidoglycan editing factor PgeF — protein MEKEPFQPSTHKTSLALKFPDQAERNDNLIAGFSTRRNGVSQTPFSSLNLGFHVPDRARDVLINRETLAYDIGQSLDRWIVGEQIHGADIANVTAADKGRGATNHQDAIPKVDGLYTDDPEVLLTALYADCVPLYFYAPAAKRVGIAHAGWKGTTKNIAGEMIRAWNNDGIQTDDIYAAIGPSIGKCCYEVDDGVIEHIKALVGDQDLFFDEKATGKYQLDLKAVNRELLLRSGIKASQLSVSDYCTSCSNLFFSHRNENGKTGRMMAYIGLGEV, from the coding sequence GTGGAAAAAGAACCATTTCAACCATCAACACATAAAACATCACTGGCACTGAAATTTCCAGATCAAGCTGAACGGAACGATAACCTGATAGCAGGTTTTTCAACCCGTAGAAACGGAGTTAGCCAGACTCCGTTTTCTAGCTTGAATCTTGGGTTCCACGTACCAGATCGAGCGAGAGATGTACTAATAAATCGCGAAACCCTTGCCTATGATATCGGACAATCCCTTGATCGATGGATCGTTGGTGAGCAAATTCATGGCGCCGACATTGCGAATGTAACAGCAGCGGATAAGGGACGAGGAGCAACGAATCATCAAGATGCCATTCCGAAAGTGGACGGGCTATATACAGATGATCCGGAAGTTCTTCTAACCGCTCTTTATGCCGACTGCGTTCCGCTCTATTTCTATGCGCCAGCAGCTAAAAGAGTGGGGATTGCCCACGCAGGCTGGAAAGGAACAACGAAGAATATTGCAGGAGAGATGATTCGTGCGTGGAACAACGATGGAATCCAAACCGACGATATCTATGCTGCAATCGGCCCTTCAATAGGGAAATGTTGCTACGAAGTTGATGATGGCGTCATCGAACACATTAAAGCGCTAGTAGGAGATCAGGATCTGTTTTTTGATGAAAAAGCAACTGGGAAATACCAGCTTGATTTAAAAGCCGTGAATCGCGAGCTCCTCCTTCGGTCAGGGATTAAGGCGAGTCAACTATCAGTTAGTGACTATTGTACAAGCTGTAGCAATCTGTTTTTCTCTCATCGAAATGAAAATGGAAAAACAGGAAGAATGATGGCATACATAGGACTCGGGGAGGTATAG
- the spoIIGA gene encoding sigma-E processing peptidase SpoIIGA encodes MAVYLDVIWLLNFCFDYMLLALTGILLKKQVKKRRLATGALIASCYVLFLFVPALTFMVNPFMKLLYSLLIVVVTFGFTRFRSFFQCWLLFYFVTFMIGGGMMGAHYFFQKDMTVYNGAVATQSTGFGDPVSWLFVLVGFPIVWFFSKRRVDHLETTRIHFDQLAEVSIRIDDVTISAKALVDSGNQLQDPLSGSPVMILDMTMHEANFPPSFIQKAKNITEFQEEGEEDRWEHRLRIVPFRAVGQDHQFLCAVKPDEVLISMEGRSLTVKKVLVGLSFHTISGEKDYTCILHPKMLTGHKATAS; translated from the coding sequence GTGGCAGTATACCTTGATGTGATCTGGTTGCTAAATTTTTGTTTCGATTACATGCTACTTGCGCTAACTGGGATACTGCTGAAGAAACAAGTAAAAAAGAGACGGCTTGCTACTGGTGCATTGATCGCTTCGTGTTATGTGCTTTTTCTTTTTGTTCCTGCCCTAACATTTATGGTAAACCCATTCATGAAGCTGCTCTACTCCTTACTTATTGTTGTGGTAACGTTTGGCTTTACAAGGTTTCGTAGCTTTTTTCAATGTTGGCTTCTATTCTATTTTGTTACTTTTATGATTGGCGGGGGAATGATGGGGGCACATTATTTCTTTCAAAAAGATATGACGGTGTATAACGGAGCGGTCGCTACACAAAGCACTGGATTTGGGGATCCCGTTAGCTGGCTTTTTGTGTTAGTTGGTTTCCCTATCGTTTGGTTTTTTTCAAAAAGAAGAGTGGATCATCTTGAGACAACACGAATTCATTTTGATCAACTAGCAGAAGTTAGTATCCGAATTGATGATGTGACAATTTCAGCTAAAGCACTTGTCGATAGCGGCAACCAGTTACAAGACCCTTTAAGCGGCTCACCTGTTATGATCCTCGATATGACGATGCATGAAGCGAACTTTCCACCATCGTTTATTCAGAAAGCCAAAAACATCACGGAATTCCAAGAAGAAGGAGAGGAGGATCGTTGGGAACATCGGTTACGTATTGTTCCGTTTCGGGCAGTCGGACAAGATCATCAATTCTTGTGTGCTGTAAAGCCGGATGAAGTATTGATCTCGATGGAGGGACGTTCATTAACTGTCAAAAAAGTACTTGTTGGATTAAGCTTTCATACGATTTCAGGAGAAAAAGATTATACGTGTATCCTTCATCCGAAAATGCTGACAGGACATAAGGCGACTGCGTCATAG
- a CDS encoding YggT family protein encodes MNIVSILLSAVQIYTWILIIYIFMSWIPNARESSIGRMIASIAEPYLAPFRKIIPPIGGMLDISPIVAIFALQFVQYGIIAVFRFIG; translated from the coding sequence TTGAACATAGTTTCAATCTTACTTTCAGCAGTACAAATTTATACGTGGATCCTCATCATTTACATCTTTATGTCATGGATTCCAAATGCAAGAGAATCTTCTATTGGACGAATGATTGCTTCTATAGCAGAACCATATCTAGCTCCGTTTCGCAAAATTATTCCTCCAATCGGTGGAATGCTTGATATTTCGCCGATCGTAGCCATTTTCGCACTTCAGTTTGTGCAATATGGAATTATTGCGGTCTTTAGATTCATAGGCTAA
- a CDS encoding DivIVA domain-containing protein, with translation MPLTPLDIHNKEFTRGFRGYDEDEVNEFLDQVIKDYETVIREKKELNERVKLLEERLGHFSNLEETLNKSILVAQESAEEVRQNAKKESQLIVKEAEKNADRIINDSLAKARKISMDNEELKKQAAVYRTRFRMLVEAQLEMLNNEDWDGLVARFDEEEEQQQEQIEEKA, from the coding sequence TTGCCTTTAACACCATTAGATATTCATAACAAAGAATTCACACGCGGATTCCGCGGTTATGATGAAGATGAGGTCAATGAGTTTCTTGATCAGGTAATCAAAGATTATGAAACGGTAATCAGAGAAAAGAAAGAATTGAATGAGAGAGTGAAGCTTCTAGAAGAACGACTTGGGCACTTCTCAAACCTTGAAGAAACGTTAAATAAGTCGATCCTAGTAGCACAGGAGTCAGCAGAAGAAGTGAGACAAAACGCTAAGAAAGAATCCCAACTTATTGTAAAAGAAGCTGAGAAAAATGCCGACCGCATTATTAATGATTCGCTCGCTAAAGCGCGTAAAATCTCCATGGATAATGAAGAGCTGAAAAAACAAGCAGCGGTTTATCGCACGCGTTTTCGTATGCTAGTTGAAGCCCAGCTAGAGATGCTGAATAATGAAGACTGGGATGGCCTAGTGGCTCGATTTGATGAGGAAGAAGAGCAACAACAGGAGCAAATCGAAGAAAAAGCATAA
- a CDS encoding RluA family pseudouridine synthase, with product MEKFTFKVAEEEKGERIDKLITSYENDWSRSQVQAWIKDKNIQVNGEDVKGNYKATAGDEIEVTVPEPEELEIVAENLNLEIVYEDADVLVVNKPRGMVVHPAPGHASGTLVNGLMYQVNDLSGINGVVRPGIVHRIDKDTSGLLMVAKNDKAHESLVKQLQAKTVNRRYTAIVHGNIQHDVGTIDAPIGRDKQDRQKMTVTDENSRDAVTHFHVLERYKQFTYVECKLETGRTHQIRVHMKYIDHPVAGDPKYGPRRKSLPIDGQALHAGVLGFSHPVTEEWLEFSAPIPEDIERLLKRLRQD from the coding sequence ATGGAAAAATTCACATTTAAAGTAGCAGAAGAAGAGAAAGGTGAGCGAATCGATAAGCTCATTACTTCTTATGAAAATGACTGGTCGCGTAGCCAGGTTCAAGCTTGGATTAAAGATAAAAATATTCAAGTGAACGGTGAAGACGTAAAAGGCAATTATAAAGCAACAGCAGGCGATGAGATCGAAGTAACCGTTCCTGAGCCTGAAGAATTAGAAATTGTCGCAGAAAATCTGAACCTTGAGATTGTTTACGAGGATGCGGATGTTCTTGTCGTGAACAAACCACGAGGAATGGTTGTTCACCCAGCTCCAGGACATGCTAGCGGAACGCTTGTTAATGGGTTAATGTATCAAGTTAACGATCTAAGCGGTATTAACGGTGTTGTCCGTCCTGGTATCGTTCATCGAATTGATAAAGATACTTCAGGATTATTAATGGTCGCAAAGAACGACAAAGCCCATGAATCACTTGTAAAGCAGCTTCAAGCTAAAACCGTTAACCGACGTTATACTGCCATCGTTCATGGCAACATCCAGCATGACGTGGGGACAATTGATGCGCCAATCGGGCGAGATAAGCAAGATCGTCAGAAGATGACGGTAACGGATGAAAATAGCCGAGATGCGGTTACGCATTTTCATGTTCTAGAACGTTATAAGCAGTTTACTTATGTTGAATGTAAGCTTGAAACTGGTCGAACGCATCAAATTCGAGTTCACATGAAATATATCGATCATCCCGTTGCAGGTGATCCTAAATATGGCCCAAGAAGAAAGTCGCTTCCGATTGATGGTCAGGCTCTTCATGCCGGTGTTCTAGGCTTCAGTCACCCTGTAACAGAAGAGTGGCTTGAATTCTCTGCTCCTATTCCAGAGGATATTGAACGTTTATTAAAGCGACTTAGACAAGATTAA
- the ileS gene encoding isoleucine--tRNA ligase — protein MSYKETLLMPKTKFPMRGNLPNKEPDMQKEWANINLYEKVQERTKDRPLFVLHDGPPYANGDIHMGHAENKVLKDIIVRYKSMNGFNAPYVPGWDTHGLPIEQALTKKGVDRKKLTVAEFRKKCEEYALKQVDRQREQFKRLGVRADWDNPYITLDKGYEAQQIKVFGEMAKRGYIYKDKKTVYWSPTSESALAEAEIEYQDKRSASIYVAFDVKDGKGVLDGDEKFIIWTTTPWTIPSNLAIALNEKFEYSVIEADGTKYVVATELVDQLKEEFEWNNVSEVKRVKGSELEYVTAQHPIYDRESLVILGDHVTLDAGTGCVHTAPGHGEDDYMIGRKYKLDILCPVDEKGVFTDEAPGFEGMFYDKANKPITEKLEEVGALVKLTFFTHSYPHDWRTKKPIIFRATEQWFASIKEFRPELLQAVADVKWFPSWGEIRLHNMVKDREDWCISRQRAWGVPIPVFYGENNEPIITDETIAHVSELFRKHGSNIWFEWDAKELLPEGFTSEHSPNGEFRKEMDIMDVWFDSGSSHQAVLEERSDLARPADLYLEGSDQYRGWFNSSLSTAVAVTGKAPYKAVLSHGFILDGEGKKMSKSLGNTMVPNDVMKQLGADILRLWVSSADYQADVRVSNDILKQVAEVYRKIRNTFRFMLGNLEGFDPTEHQVAYKDLDELDQYMLVKLNNLVSKVKKAYDEYQFLTVYNTIHNFFTIEMSSFYLDIAKDTLYIEHADHPNRRAIQTVLYQTAVALTKLLSPIIPHTAEEVWQFVPGEKEEYVQLSDMPEVKNFEGTADLEEKWDHVMELRDEVLKALEEARNEKKIGKSLTAQLHIYADNGTKDLLEGVANLEKLFIVSGATVAGTKAEAPAEAKVYEELAISVSPAEGETCERCWQVKKDVGANSEYPTLCASCAETVKNHY, from the coding sequence ATGAGCTATAAAGAAACGCTCTTAATGCCAAAAACAAAATTTCCGATGAGAGGAAATTTACCGAATAAAGAGCCCGACATGCAAAAAGAATGGGCAAACATTAATCTCTATGAAAAAGTACAGGAAAGAACGAAGGACCGCCCTCTATTCGTCCTACATGATGGCCCTCCATATGCAAATGGTGACATCCATATGGGTCATGCAGAGAACAAAGTTTTAAAAGATATCATCGTTCGATATAAATCAATGAACGGTTTTAATGCTCCATATGTTCCTGGTTGGGATACGCACGGACTTCCAATCGAGCAGGCGTTAACGAAAAAAGGCGTCGATCGTAAGAAGTTAACGGTTGCTGAATTTAGAAAGAAATGTGAAGAATACGCATTAAAACAAGTTGATCGCCAGCGTGAACAATTCAAGCGGCTTGGAGTTCGTGCTGATTGGGATAACCCATACATTACGCTTGATAAAGGCTATGAAGCACAGCAAATTAAAGTATTCGGAGAAATGGCAAAGCGCGGTTATATTTATAAAGATAAAAAAACCGTTTATTGGTCTCCGACATCTGAATCAGCATTAGCAGAAGCTGAGATCGAGTATCAAGATAAGCGCTCTGCATCGATTTACGTTGCGTTTGATGTAAAAGATGGAAAAGGTGTTCTTGATGGCGATGAGAAATTTATCATCTGGACAACAACGCCGTGGACCATTCCTTCAAACCTTGCGATTGCGTTGAATGAGAAGTTCGAATACAGCGTCATTGAAGCGGATGGTACGAAATACGTTGTAGCAACAGAGCTTGTTGATCAATTAAAAGAAGAATTTGAGTGGAACAACGTAAGTGAAGTGAAGCGCGTAAAAGGTAGCGAACTTGAATACGTGACGGCTCAGCATCCAATCTACGATCGCGAATCACTTGTGATCCTTGGTGACCACGTAACGCTTGACGCAGGTACAGGTTGCGTTCATACAGCCCCTGGACACGGTGAAGATGACTATATGATCGGAAGAAAGTATAAGCTAGACATCCTTTGCCCTGTAGATGAAAAAGGTGTTTTCACTGACGAAGCTCCTGGCTTTGAAGGTATGTTCTATGACAAAGCGAATAAACCAATTACTGAAAAACTTGAAGAAGTTGGCGCGCTTGTGAAGCTTACATTCTTCACTCACTCTTATCCACACGATTGGCGTACGAAGAAACCGATCATTTTCCGTGCGACAGAGCAGTGGTTTGCGTCGATCAAGGAGTTCCGCCCCGAGCTTCTTCAAGCTGTAGCAGATGTGAAATGGTTCCCATCATGGGGTGAAATTCGTCTTCATAATATGGTGAAGGACCGTGAAGATTGGTGTATTTCTCGTCAACGTGCATGGGGCGTTCCAATCCCAGTGTTCTATGGCGAAAATAATGAACCCATCATTACAGATGAGACAATTGCTCATGTATCAGAATTGTTCCGTAAGCATGGATCAAACATCTGGTTTGAGTGGGATGCAAAAGAACTTCTACCTGAAGGATTTACTTCAGAGCATAGTCCAAACGGTGAATTCCGCAAAGAAATGGATATCATGGACGTTTGGTTTGACTCAGGTTCTTCTCACCAAGCTGTTCTCGAAGAAAGAAGCGACCTTGCACGACCTGCTGATTTGTATCTAGAAGGTTCTGATCAGTACCGTGGCTGGTTTAACTCGTCCCTATCAACAGCTGTAGCCGTAACAGGTAAAGCACCTTATAAAGCGGTTCTTAGCCATGGATTTATTCTTGACGGTGAAGGAAAGAAAATGAGTAAGTCGCTAGGAAATACAATGGTACCGAACGATGTTATGAAACAATTGGGTGCGGATATTCTTCGTCTTTGGGTCTCATCGGCTGATTATCAAGCTGATGTTCGCGTATCAAATGATATCTTAAAACAAGTAGCTGAAGTGTACCGAAAGATTCGCAACACGTTCCGCTTTATGCTTGGGAACCTTGAAGGGTTTGACCCAACAGAGCATCAAGTGGCGTATAAGGATCTAGATGAACTTGATCAGTATATGCTTGTGAAGCTAAATAACCTCGTATCGAAAGTGAAAAAAGCTTATGATGAGTATCAGTTCTTAACGGTTTATAATACCATCCATAACTTCTTTACAATTGAAATGAGTTCGTTCTATCTCGATATCGCGAAAGACACGCTTTATATTGAACATGCAGATCACCCGAACCGTCGTGCGATCCAAACGGTTCTTTATCAGACAGCTGTTGCGCTTACGAAACTTCTTTCGCCTATCATTCCGCACACTGCTGAAGAAGTATGGCAGTTTGTCCCTGGTGAGAAGGAAGAGTATGTACAGCTTTCCGATATGCCAGAAGTAAAGAATTTTGAAGGCACAGCTGATCTTGAAGAAAAATGGGATCATGTGATGGAGCTTCGTGACGAAGTTCTAAAAGCACTAGAAGAAGCGCGTAACGAGAAGAAAATTGGTAAATCGTTAACCGCTCAGCTTCATATTTATGCTGATAATGGTACGAAGGATTTGCTGGAAGGCGTAGCAAATCTTGAGAAGCTCTTTATCGTATCAGGTGCTACAGTGGCCGGTACGAAGGCTGAAGCACCAGCAGAAGCGAAAGTATATGAAGAACTAGCGATCTCCGTTTCACCTGCTGAGGGAGAAACGTGTGAGCGCTGCTGGCAAGTGAAAAAAGACGTTGGCGCTAATAGCGAATACCCAACTCTTTGCGCTAGCTGTGCTGAAACGGTTAAAAATCATTACTAA
- a CDS encoding YlmC/YmxH family sporulation protein: MIKISEFQVKDVVNVSNGRKLGHIADLEINLTTGKIEAIVIPGAGKMMGLFARESDVVIPWRNIVKIGSDVILVRHHDTADGESFQKES, translated from the coding sequence ATGATAAAAATATCAGAATTTCAGGTGAAAGATGTTGTGAATGTCTCGAATGGACGTAAGCTTGGTCACATCGCTGATCTGGAAATTAATTTAACGACAGGAAAAATAGAAGCGATTGTGATTCCAGGTGCAGGTAAAATGATGGGATTGTTTGCGCGAGAAAGTGATGTCGTTATTCCATGGCGCAACATAGTGAAAATTGGGTCAGATGTCATTCTAGTAAGACATCATGATACAGCTGATGGCGAATCGTTTCAGAAAGAATCATAA
- a CDS encoding cell division protein SepF, translating into MGIKTKFKQFFELDDETIELDEQQEQDSYMEEEEPEVTRANRKQSKQNVVSLQSVHKNSRVVLVEPRVYAEAQDIADHVKNRKSVVMNLQRIPQDQARRIVDFLSGTVYAVGGDIQKLGPDTFICTPDNVEISGNITDEIYEDQ; encoded by the coding sequence TTGGGTATCAAAACGAAATTCAAGCAGTTCTTTGAACTTGATGATGAAACGATAGAGTTGGATGAGCAGCAGGAGCAAGATTCATATATGGAAGAAGAAGAGCCTGAAGTTACTCGAGCGAATCGTAAGCAGTCTAAACAAAATGTGGTAAGTCTTCAAAGCGTTCATAAGAACTCAAGAGTTGTGCTAGTTGAACCAAGAGTGTATGCTGAAGCTCAGGATATCGCTGATCACGTGAAAAATCGGAAGTCTGTTGTGATGAATCTTCAGCGTATTCCACAAGATCAGGCGAGACGCATTGTCGATTTTCTAAGTGGAACAGTCTACGCTGTTGGTGGCGATATTCAGAAACTCGGTCCGGATACGTTTATATGTACACCGGACAATGTTGAAATTTCAGGTAACATTACAGATGAAATTTACGAAGACCAGTAA
- a CDS encoding RNA-binding protein, with the protein MSIYEHYRPEERTFVDRVLQWQDEVQERYAPRLTDFLDPREQDMVRQIIGNHSDVGVFFSGGVEGSERQRALLVPPYFEPTTEDFEIIAFEITYPAKFVSLTHPDLLGAMMGLGIKREKFGDILVQDSAAHLIVAKEIADFVKMNLTHAGKASISPNEIPLTSVSVVEASWQEQSGTVTSLRLDTVLAEVYNLSRGKVAPMIEHDRAKLNWKIVSQPSAEVKEGDYLSLRGSGRSKIISVDGKTKRDKWRITYQIRK; encoded by the coding sequence ATGTCTATTTACGAACACTATCGTCCAGAAGAAAGAACATTTGTCGATCGCGTTTTACAATGGCAGGATGAGGTTCAAGAAAGGTATGCTCCCAGGTTAACCGATTTTCTTGATCCAAGAGAACAGGATATGGTGAGGCAAATCATTGGAAATCACTCTGACGTGGGCGTGTTTTTTTCGGGTGGAGTTGAAGGGTCTGAGCGTCAGAGGGCTCTTCTTGTTCCTCCTTACTTTGAACCAACAACTGAAGATTTCGAGATAATCGCTTTTGAAATTACATATCCAGCCAAATTCGTATCACTTACTCATCCAGATTTGCTTGGGGCAATGATGGGTCTTGGAATTAAGCGTGAGAAGTTTGGAGATATCCTTGTGCAGGATAGTGCTGCGCATTTAATCGTAGCGAAGGAAATTGCGGATTTCGTGAAAATGAATTTAACACATGCAGGTAAAGCGTCCATATCTCCTAACGAAATTCCATTAACGAGCGTAAGCGTCGTAGAAGCTTCCTGGCAGGAGCAGTCAGGCACAGTAACAAGCCTTCGTTTGGATACGGTACTTGCAGAAGTATACAATCTATCACGAGGTAAAGTTGCTCCGATGATTGAACATGATCGAGCGAAATTAAATTGGAAGATCGTCAGTCAACCCTCTGCTGAAGTGAAAGAGGGAGACTACTTATCGTTACGAGGTTCAGGTAGAAGTAAGATTATTTCTGTTGATGGCAAAACAAAGCGGGATAAATGGCGGATTACGTATCAAATTCGTAAATAG
- the sigG gene encoding RNA polymerase sporulation sigma factor SigG, with amino-acid sequence MTRNKVEICGVDTSKLPVLKNEKMRVLFKQMQEGDISAREELVNGNLRLVLSVIQRFNNRGEYVDDLFQVGCIGLMKSIDNFDLGQNVKFSTYAVPMIIGEIRRYLRDNNPIRVSRSLRDIAYKSLQIRDKLMTKNSKEPNPTEIAKELGVTKEEVVFALDAIQDPVSLFEPIYNDGGDPIFVMDQISDDKQKDIQWLEDIALKEAMTRLNQRENMILQMRFFQGKTQMEVADEIGISQAQVSRLEKAAIHQMNKNIQS; translated from the coding sequence TTGACACGAAACAAAGTCGAGATTTGTGGAGTAGATACATCCAAACTTCCAGTACTTAAAAATGAAAAAATGAGAGTACTCTTTAAGCAGATGCAGGAAGGGGATATTTCGGCACGTGAAGAACTAGTGAATGGTAATTTAAGGCTTGTTCTAAGCGTGATCCAGCGATTTAATAATCGAGGGGAATACGTGGATGATCTATTTCAGGTGGGCTGCATTGGCCTGATGAAATCCATAGATAACTTTGATTTAGGGCAAAACGTGAAATTCTCTACTTATGCAGTGCCGATGATCATCGGTGAAATCAGAAGATATCTACGTGACAATAACCCGATCAGAGTGTCACGATCTTTAAGAGATATCGCTTATAAGTCTCTCCAGATTAGAGATAAATTAATGACGAAGAATTCCAAAGAACCAAATCCGACTGAAATTGCCAAAGAGCTTGGGGTGACGAAGGAAGAAGTAGTCTTTGCACTTGATGCGATTCAGGATCCTGTTTCATTATTTGAACCTATTTATAATGATGGAGGCGACCCTATTTTCGTTATGGATCAAATCAGTGATGATAAACAGAAAGACATCCAGTGGCTTGAAGATATTGCTTTAAAGGAAGCCATGACAAGATTAAATCAGCGAGAGAACATGATCTTACAAATGAGATTCTTCCAGGGTAAAACGCAAATGGAAGTAGCAGATGAGATTGGGATTTCGCAGGCACAGGTGTCCCGACTTGAGAAAGCGGCGATTCACCAAATGAATAAAAATATCCAAAGTTAG